From the genome of Rhizobacter sp. AJA081-3:
CTGCGCGCATGGTCATGGCCGGCGTGGATGTCGGGCCCCGACCCCCTTTGCCGCCAGGGAGTCCAGATGCGCATGAACCTGTCGCGAGCCGCTTGGCCGACCGACCCCGCTGCCTTCTTCGTGCCGCAAGGCAAGGCGAGCGCCGAACCTCGCCCCGACATCGGCCCGGTGGCGACGGAGCACGACTTCAGCATCCTGCGCCATGCCTTCCGGCCCACGGGTGGCATTGCGCGCGGCGACGACCTGTCGCGGCTGCTCGAGGACCACCGCTGCGGCGACTTCATCAGCCTGGCGCGCTTCATTGCGCAGCACGAGATCTTCGCCTTCCAGTGGCGCGACTCGTTCTGGATCCCGATGTTCCAGTTCGACCTGCAGGATCTGTCGATCCGCACCGGGCCGCGCCGCGTGCTGGCGGAGCTGGCGTCGGTGTTCGACGGCTGGGCGCTGGCCGTGTGGTTCGCGCAGAGCAACTCATGGCTGCACGGGCATCGCCCGGTGGATCTGCTCGAGTCCGATCTCGACAGCGTGCTGCAGGCCGCTTGCGCCGACCGCTTCATCGCCAACGGCTGAACGCCGACCATCCCGAGGACCTCTTCCCATGCAAGCACTCGTCTACGTCGGACCCGGCAAGAAAGCCGTGCAGGACCGCCCCACACCCGCGCTGCAGCAGCCCGGCGACGCGATCGTGCGGATGACGCGAAGCACCATCTGCGGCACCGACCTGCACATCCTGAAGGGCGACGTGGCGACCTGCCTGCCCGGCACCGTGCTCGGCCACGAAGGGGTCGGCATCGTCGATGCCGTGGGCACGGGCGTGACCGGCTTCAAGGCGGGCGACCACGTGCTGATCTCCTGCATCAGCGCCTGCGGCCGCTGCGAGCCCTGCCGCAAGGGCATGGGCTCGCACTGCACCACCGGCGGCTGGATCCTCGGCCACCGCATCGACGGCACGCAGGCCGAGTACGTGCGCATCCCGCACGCCGATACCAGCCTGTACCCGATCCCGCCCGGCGCGCAGGAAGAGGCGCTGGTGATGCTCAGCGACATCCTGCCCACCGGCTTCGAGTGCGGCGTGCTCAACGGCCGTGTGCAGCCCGGCGGCAGCGTGGCCATCGTCGGCTCCGGCCCGATCGGCCTGGCGGCGCTGCTCACCGCGCAGTTCTACGCGCCGGCGCAGATCATCATGGTCGACCTCGATGACAACCGCCTGGCTGTCGCCACGCGATTCGGCGCCACGGCCACGGTGAACAGCGGCGCCGGCGACGCCGCGCAGCAGGTCATGGCCCTGACGGGTGGGCGTGGCGTGGACACCGCCATCGAGGCGGTGGGCATTGCCGCCACCTTCGAGCTCTGCCAGGACATCGTCGCCGCCGGCGGCACCATCGCCAACGTCGGCGTGCACGGCACCAAGGTCGACCTGCACCTGGAGCGGCTGTGGTCGCACAACATCACCATCACCACGCGGCTGGTCGACACGGTGTCGATCCCGATGCTGCTGCGCAGCGTGCAGTCGCAACGCGTCGACGCGTCGCAGCTCATCACCCACCGCTTCGGCTTCGAGCGCATCCTGCAGGCCTACGACACCTTTGCCAACGCGGCCGACACGAAGGCGCTGAAGGTGATCATCGAGTTCTGATCTGGCGCAATGCCCATCTGTTCGACAGCGCACAGAAGTACGCCGGGTTAGCGCCTAACCTGAGGCACAACCGGAGAAATCCATGAGCCTCGGAACCATTCTGCTGATCGTGCTGATCCTGATGCTGATCGGCGTCTTCCCCACCTGGCCGCACAGCAGCGGCTGGGGCTACGGGCCCAGCGGCGGCATCGGCCTGGTGGTCGTCATCGTGCTCGTCCTGCTGCTCATGGGTCGTCTGTGACCCTGCGTGCCGGCCCGGCCATCGGGCTGGCGCTGGGCATGCTGCTGGCCGCCTGCGGCGAACCCGCCCGGCTGACGGTCGCGGCCGGCACCGGGCCGCGCCCCGAACTGCCGTCACCGCGCACCAGCCTGATCCCGACCGTGCACATCGCGCCGGCGCGCGGCTGGGTCGACGGCGCCACGCCGCTGGCCGCGCAGGGCCTGCAGGTGCACGCATTCGCGCGCGGGCTCGACCACCCGCGCTGGCTGCTCGTGCTGCCCAACGGCGACGTGCTGGTGGCCGAAACCAATGGCCCACCTCGCCCGGGCGACGGCGGCGGCGTCAAGGGCTGGGCGATGGGCGTGGTGATGAAGTCGGCCGGTGCCGCCGTGCCCAGCGCGAACCGGATCACCCTGCTGCGCGATACCGACGGCGACGGCGTGGCCGACCTGCGTTCGGTGCTGCTCGACGGCCTCGCCTCGCCCTTCGGCATGGCATTGGTGGGCGATCAGCTCTACGTGGCCAACACCGATGCGCTGCGGCGCTTTCCCTACCGCAGCGGGCAGACGCAGATCACCGCGCCCGGCGTCACCTTGCTGGCCTTGCCGGCCGGAACGATCAACCATCACTGGACCAAGAACCTGATCGCCAGCCGCGATGGCAGCAGGCTCTACGTCACGGTGGGCTCCAACAGCAACGTGGCCGAGCGCGGCATGGCGGCCGAGGCCGAACGTGCCGCCATCTGGGAGGTCGATCTCGCCACCGGCCAGCATCGCGTGTTCGCCTCCGGCCTGCGCAACCCCAATGGCATGGCCTGGGCGCCCGGCAGCGGCGCGCTGTGGACTGTCGTCAACGAGCGCGACGAACTCGGCAGCGACCTGGTGCCCGACTACCTGACCTCGGTGCGCGACGGCGCCTTCTACGGCTGGCCCTACAGCTACTACGGCAGCCATGTCGATGCGCGCGTGCAGCCGCCGCGGCCCGACCTCGTGGCCACCGCGACCGTGCCCGACTACGCGCTCGGCCCGCACACCGCCTCGCTGGGCCTGGCCTCGTCCGCCGGTTCGCGACTGCCTGCGGCCTTTGCCGAGGGCATGTTCATCGGCCAGCACGGCTCCTGGAACCGGCGGCCGCACAGCGGCTACAAGGTGATCTTCGTGCCCTTCACAGGCGGCCGGCCTTCGGGTATACCGATCGATGTGCTGACCCGCTTTCTCACCCCCGATGGCGATGCGTCCGGCCGGCCGGTCGGCGTGGCCATCGATCGCCAGGGCGCCTTGCTGGTGGCCGACGACGTGGGCAACGTCGTCTGGCGCGTCACCGCGGCCCCCTGAGGTACCGTACATGCGCCGCAGCCTGCTCCTCGCGCTGCTGTGCGTGTCGGGCTGCACCGGTTGTGTCAGCCTGCCGGTCATCGTGCCGGATCTGGCCCGGCCAGCCGTACCGGCCGTGCAGCTCGAGGGCTCGCGCGGGCCGCTGACGGCGGCGCAGAGCAAGGCCGTGCTCGCGCGGCTGGCCGCCCGCGGTGAGCCCACCGACATCTTCGCGCGCCACCTCGCGCTGGAGGAAGCGATCGTCGGCAGCCCGCTGACCGCCGGCAACCGCGTCACGCTGCTCAAGGACGGCCCGGCCACCTACCGCGCGATGCTGGCCGCCATCGAGGCGGCAACCGACCACGTCCACATGGAGACGTA
Proteins encoded in this window:
- a CDS encoding zinc-dependent alcohol dehydrogenase family protein, translated to MQALVYVGPGKKAVQDRPTPALQQPGDAIVRMTRSTICGTDLHILKGDVATCLPGTVLGHEGVGIVDAVGTGVTGFKAGDHVLISCISACGRCEPCRKGMGSHCTTGGWILGHRIDGTQAEYVRIPHADTSLYPIPPGAQEEALVMLSDILPTGFECGVLNGRVQPGGSVAIVGSGPIGLAALLTAQFYAPAQIIMVDLDDNRLAVATRFGATATVNSGAGDAAQQVMALTGGRGVDTAIEAVGIAATFELCQDIVAAGGTIANVGVHGTKVDLHLERLWSHNITITTRLVDTVSIPMLLRSVQSQRVDASQLITHRFGFERILQAYDTFANAADTKALKVIIEF
- a CDS encoding DUF3309 family protein; the encoded protein is MSLGTILLIVLILMLIGVFPTWPHSSGWGYGPSGGIGLVVVIVLVLLLMGRL
- a CDS encoding sorbosone dehydrogenase family protein, whose amino-acid sequence is MLLAACGEPARLTVAAGTGPRPELPSPRTSLIPTVHIAPARGWVDGATPLAAQGLQVHAFARGLDHPRWLLVLPNGDVLVAETNGPPRPGDGGGVKGWAMGVVMKSAGAAVPSANRITLLRDTDGDGVADLRSVLLDGLASPFGMALVGDQLYVANTDALRRFPYRSGQTQITAPGVTLLALPAGTINHHWTKNLIASRDGSRLYVTVGSNSNVAERGMAAEAERAAIWEVDLATGQHRVFASGLRNPNGMAWAPGSGALWTVVNERDELGSDLVPDYLTSVRDGAFYGWPYSYYGSHVDARVQPPRPDLVATATVPDYALGPHTASLGLASSAGSRLPAAFAEGMFIGQHGSWNRRPHSGYKVIFVPFTGGRPSGIPIDVLTRFLTPDGDASGRPVGVAIDRQGALLVADDVGNVVWRVTAAP